TTGGATATATAGAATACACAACTTTATTGATAGCAAAGTGCTGATACAATATATATTGTGCTTTACAATATAtggtgatgacaacaacaacaataatatgtTTTTATTACAACAATATGATGGATGTAAATATATTATCTAATGGAGGTGATCGACTAGTGAAAGTCCTCGAATACGTCGTTCGATGCATATTCGATCATCATATTCTCCGTGTCCTTGGAGTCCTGTGGTAGATGTAATTTCTCGGTGTTGCTTGGTTCTTCTTGAACATCTTGCGAACATCCAGCTTCCATGTTATTACCAGGTTGAAGATTGAAGTGGGCTTCATATCTTGCTCCTTGGGCTGGTCTGTTACATCCCATGGATTGCAGGTAGAGGTTTACCAGATGTTTTGGGGTGCGGGATTTTTTAGTGATATGCTTGTAGCATCCATATTTCTGGCAAAGATTAGTTTTATCAAACTTGTTCTTTGCTACGCCTTTCCCCTTGTCTGAACTATGTGGCTTGTTCTTCTTATTGCGGTTTTGGTTACCATTGAAGTTCTTGGTTTGGTCATTGAATTGACCATTAGTTTTTCTGAAAATTTGCATGTACTTCAGGTAGAGGGGCTGCCCCAACCgggcgttgatgactattctttaGAAGAATTTCATCATGTTTCTCTGCCTGGAGAAGTACATGTATAAGTTCAGAATAAACCTGGTAATCCCTTGAACGATATTGTTGTTGTAGGATCCTATCAGCCGGGAGCATAGTTGATAGAGTCTTTTCTATCTTCTCCACTTCTGAAGGTTCCTTCTCGCAAAAGCGCAACTTTGAACAAATCTTGTGAACCGCATGATTATAATTTCCGATAGATTTAAAATCCTGGAGTCTTAAATGGGTCCACTCATGAGTAGCCTCAGGTAGTATAACTGCCTTTTGCCGTTCATATCGAGTTTTGAGTGCTTGCCACATATTGCTTGGAGATTCCTCCATTAAATATTCAGATTTCAGATCTGGGTGAATATGGTTCCTTATAATATAtaaagcaccatatttttgttgaTCGGTTAATTGTGCAACTCCCTGCGGAAGAGGATCCTCAGGTGGTATGAGTGCAGCTGCAATTCCGGGATGAAAGACTAATTTTAACATCCATAGCCCATGTAGGGTAGTTATGTCCGTCGAGCGCAAGCTCTTCAAATTCTTTGACAGTCATTTTGTCCTACATGAATGAGAACCAGAGATTTGTAAATTTACTTGTATGTAAATTAAAATCATCATGGTCATGTTGTAATAAAATTTGCAAAATTGTGAGTTCAAGTGAAGACTTGAAGTTTTAGTATAGATCTCAAACATTTATCACTACACTTTCGAGAGATCACCAAATAGGGTCCGTCTCGTTTCGAGATATCAATATTTGGAGTCTGTCTCGTTTTAAGATAGTCACTTCACAATGTTTGCATATCAGTTCAATTCGAACTAAGTCACTTTGTGCCTTTTCGGCATTTTTGGACTTAATTGATGGTGAGTTGATATTTAATTttgcaagaaaaataaatctcaATTGCAAAAATAATATTATTGTACCATTTATGTATATATGTTATAGGGATTGCAAAAATTGCAAACACATTAAACATATAATCATTTGTAGATACGGTATGGTCTACACATAAATATACACATGGTCTAAAATATGGCAAGTACTTCAGTACTAGTTGTTAGACTTGAATGTAAAATCTGGATAATATGAGGGTTGTACATCATACTGCAATGAGTATGAGGTCTTAACAGAGAATTGTACAGCCTTATCTGAAAGCAAGAGAAAATGGAAGGAGAAAAACGCAAACCACCCAAGGGATAAGGTCCTCCACGTTTCTTCTTCCTCTGGTTGATTCCATCGGGAGTTTTCCCCAAAATAGAACCAGCCGAAGCTGTGAGGCCATGCGAGAGTACGCACCATGCTCCGGTGGCTTGAGTCAGGGCCGAGCGCTGGTCGTTGGCTTGCGTCTCCACCACAGTCGGCCGCTCCTCCGCAAGGGGCCCGGCCAGGTGCGGACGCGCTCATGGCCGTGCAGGAGAGAGTCGCCGCGCGGAGCGGCCGCCATTGGCTACCACGGCGCCTTTAGGCGGCGAGCCGTCGCATCGCAAGGATGCGGACCAGGAGTACTTCGTACGCCGTCTCCTTGAGTGCCGCGTCGAGGGCCGCTCCATGAGGAGCCGCGTCGAGGACTCGACGGCCGCAGGCGCAGCGCGTCGGTGTAGGGCCTCCGCGTCTCGAGGTGCAGCGCCGGGAGCAGTCGGGCCATAGGATGAGGACACTGGTCCCGCCACTCCGTGAGGAGCCTGGCCGAGGGTCGCCGCTCCGGCGCGGCAATGATGCAGATCGAGGGCGTCGGCTTCCGCCGCCGCTGCTTCCGAAGAGGAAGCCTCGCCGTGAAGGTCCAGCGACTCGAGCGAGCCGACGGGCAGCGAGAGAAAAAGATTGATGTGGTAACGCATCGTTGCCTTACCTGTTATTTCTtccgttcttctcttcttccgcgTAGAATCGCTCTGCGGgagcgtgctgataacgtgttagaaATCAAAGTGATTGAATGGAAACTTGTGATTGTATTGATCTGGATAAAGCCCTACATATACAAGGTTTGGGTCGCCTCGAAGAGACGTCTGTTGACATACGAGAAGGTGTCGATACGGACGCTTGCGTCGGTACGTCGTTTTGGACATAATAAACACGTGCCTAATCTAATAGTCGGTTGCTAACGACGGTTGGCTTCGGACGGCATCGTTTTGTTTCGTAACAAAAATGACGAATGTAGGACAACTACTCGCTATGTAAAATTACACCTAGCCCTTTGGCACCTGCCACCTCGACCATGATTTTTTCCACAAAGATTATTGATGGCACGGAGACGTTTCGAAAGATCCTAGCGTTCCTCTCCTTCCAAAGTTCCCAGGAGATTAACATAAGGAGGAAGGCCAATCCTTCTTCATTCAACGAGCGCGCCAACGCAAGCTTGGTCTACGAAGCAAAGTGCTTGCACTTTGGTGTAGCCCAAACCTTCCAGACAGTCTTTATAAGTAACGTGTGCGCCCTTCAAACTGTAGCAAATAGGCCGAGGATGTGGAGTAGATCCCGCTCTCGGTAAACTTCCACGTGATCGTTTGAGGAAATGTGTCGTTTGGACATTGACACATTCTTCAAGGTAAAACTTAGAGCATCATTTCAAATAAAAAATCAAGATACGGTGCTTCAAAGAATACTAcgtacaaaataaaaaaaaatctatGGATCTAGTAAACGACCCGACCGTGACCCTTGCAGACTTCCAGTTCCACCAGTAATAAAGGAAcaggaacaagaacatcaacagcCAACAGATCCAAGAAAACCAAAACAACGGCCAACTCAAGTTCCAAAAGCTCGACAGACACCCACCCGTTGCCGAGGCACAACTGCTAATTCTTGTGAGTATGCTGCCGGTGCATTGCGATATTAGTCACAAGTGAtctaagaaaataaagtttctaaacATAAACATCTCTAACTTTCTGCTCACTTACAGGCTTACAGTTGCACCAGTAAAGCAACGAGAACACCAACATACCAAGGAAACCAAACACACAAGGGCCGGCCAACTCAACAAAAGGCTTTGACACTTGATAGACAAAAATGCACTTACTGTAGGGCTCTCCAGAGATCTGCAGCTTCCTGTCTGTCAGCCCATGGTGTGCTCCAGCATCTACTGCCGTTTCTCGCGTTAGCATTGCCGTCGACGACGGGAGGGGGATATATATATACAGACGGAGAAACGACGCTTCATCTGATCTCTCTAACTTTCATACACAGCTGGCTACGTGCTATTATCATACTTGGTAGACCATTCCGACCTCCAGGGTGGAAGCGTGGGGTATGTTGGCGGCGTAGGACGGGCCGCGGCTGTTCCTCCTCAGGAACTCGTAGAAGAAGTTGATCACGATCCGCTTCACGAAGCTCGACCCGCTCTTGGCCTTCATGTGGGAGTGCCCCAGGATGAAGGACATGCCGGCCTCCCTTGCGTCCATGAGGTCCTGCAGCTCGCTGCGAACCTCCGCGTCCACCTGGGCGCTCTTTGGCAGCACAAACCTCGCCTTCCTCCGCTGCGGTGCCACAGTCTGCTGGTTTATCTCCTTGTTGGGGGATGCCGATCCATCCGCTTCGCCGTCCCCGTCCTCCTCCCACAACGGAATGGCGCCGCTGCTGATGGAGGAGAGCTTCTCGCTGCCTTCCACAAAGCCATTTTGGTCAGCGCCCCCACTGCGAATGAACTCCGCGATGCTGTTGATTAGCTCCTTCTCAAATTCTAGATCATCCTGCTGCACATCACGGTACCCATATCTGACGATGACACGGTATAGCCTGTACTCTTTCGGACCAATGCGACCCACCAGAAATCTCTCTTCTGGTTCAACATGTGGCACTGGAACTGATTTAACACAGAGGAAGACCAGTACCTGATCAAAGATATAATCTATAAGCACTCTACAAACTAGTGGTGGAGTGGACTAATTTATCGGAACTTCTGAGGTACAATTTGTGAGAAGACAAACATGGTGAAATGCTGGCAAGATTTGGCATGCTGAATAGAAAAGATACGGCAAGGTGTGTCCATACCTGGTGAAATGCTGGCAGATTTGTTACGAAATGGGAGAAAATGGCTGGAATTCCAGACATAAGCTCTGTATGTATCAGCCCAATGCCTCGCACACGAACAATTCCCAGTGAAGGACCAAGGTTCAATAGCCAGTTTACTGAGACCTTGTTTTGAACATCAAACTCATACTTCTTTATCGTGCCATAGTGCCACACAGACATGACAACCATAAATATGAAGGAAAGCGTAATAGGGACCCAAGCACCTTCATGAAACTTGACAAGGGAAGCTGAGAAGTACAGTACTTCGATTGAGCCAAAGAAAATCAGGAAACCAAGGGCAATGAAGATACTCTTGTTCCAGACAAGCACGATAACCAATGACATTAAACAAGTGGTAACAAGCATAACCGTTATGACCGCAAGACCTGTATAAAGGAAGTTGGGGGGTTAGGACTGCCACAATTATAAATTCATTTCAGTACATGAAAATTCAAAAAGAAAAAATAGCATGCACATTTCTTggtgtccataggcaagaactgtcatcATATTAACTCGTCTCACCTTGTGCGTTCGCCAAGTGCTTTGTGTTGTTGAAGCTAATAGTAACAGCCAGGCAGAGTATCATCAGGATCCAATTGATTTCAGGTATGTAAATCTGACCGTGCACCGTAGAGGATGTGTGCACGATCTTTACACCAGGGAAGCAACTTAGTGCCGAGCACTGCTTGATAATTGAGAAGGTACCAGTAATAATCGCTTGGCTTCCGACTACAGATGCTAGGATAGCAATCACTAGAACAGGCCATCTGAGTTTTTCTAAAAGGACAGTTGTATACATCAATGCTCGAAATGCGCAATTCTTATACCTGTGAACTATACTACCAGCAATATTTAAGATAAAAAGGAAAACACAAAAGAATACCTGGTACTGAAACATAGAACCCAATATGATAGCTATTTTTCTCAAAGCTGTGGTGTTGAGAGATATAGGCAGCCTGTCCCATATAAGCCAGAACAAGAGCTGGATAAACCACTGACACAAACGCAATCTGATCAAAGCAGAAACATTGCGATAAGTAATTGATGATAATCCAGGTTTTAGTTTATGAATTGTGAGCACCACATGTCAAAGATATTAAAAGCTGGAATTAGGTAGAAGATAATGTGAAATATAGGAGTGACAAGGATATTGATCCCACATACAATAATCCTATATGCTGAGTCACAACTGATTTATTTCTCAAAATGAACAATAGACTAGAGTTGTATCTCCTAAATCAGAGGAAAAACCAGGTATCTTGCAAGTAAAGATATACATCTGTAGAAGATTAA
This genomic stretch from Hordeum vulgare subsp. vulgare chromosome 6H, MorexV3_pseudomolecules_assembly, whole genome shotgun sequence harbors:
- the LOC123404620 gene encoding potassium transporter 25, which codes for MDLELAHGAGAPRKRGESWGAVLLLAYQSLGVVYGDVATSPLYVFKSAFAGDDITHSEGNEEIYGVLSFVFWTLTLISLLKYVLIVLRANDGGEGGTFALYSLICRHVRAGLLPGGGTSDDLMAEDKDAAARRGAVSRARTVLERYRVLQRLLLLFALLGTCMVIGDGVLTPAVSVFSAVSGLELSMERAQHKYVGLPVTCAILICLFALQHYGTHRVGFLFAPIVCIWLLCISTIGLYNIIYWNHHVYRALSPYYMYQFLKKTQKGGWMSLGGILLCVTGSEAMYADLGHFSQRSIQIAFVSVVYPALVLAYMGQAAYISQHHSFEKNSYHIGFYVSVPEKLRWPVLVIAILASVVGSQAIITGTFSIIKQCSALSCFPGVKIVHTSSTVHGQIYIPEINWILMILCLAVTISFNNTKHLANAQGLAVITVMLVTTCLMSLVIVLVWNKSIFIALGFLIFFGSIEVLYFSASLVKFHEGAWVPITLSFIFMVVMSVWHYGTIKKYEFDVQNKVSVNWLLNLGPSLGIVRVRGIGLIHTELMSGIPAIFSHFVTNLPAFHQVLVFLCVKSVPVPHVEPEERFLVGRIGPKEYRLYRVIVRYGYRDVQQDDLEFEKELINSIAEFIRSGGADQNGFVEGSEKLSSISSGAIPLWEEDGDGEADGSASPNKEINQQTVAPQRRKARFVLPKSAQVDAEVRSELQDLMDAREAGMSFILGHSHMKAKSGSSFVKRIVINFFYEFLRRNSRGPSYAANIPHASTLEVGMVYQV